Genomic DNA from Mesorhizobium sp. 131-2-1:
GCCCGCATTTCGGCCGCCGGATACAAGAACATCGGCCTGGTTTCGCTGCAGGAACAGGATCAGTAGAAGCAAGATGAGGACCGGCCTCACCACATCGGTGATCTTGCATACGGTGGCGATCGCCTTCGGGCTGTTCACGCTGTCCTCGCCGCCTGCCATGCCCGCGTCCGATGTCGAGTCGGTGGCGGTCGACATCGTGCCGATGGAGGCCATCGCGCAGACGCTGCAAGGTGACAAGAAAGCGGTGATGCACGACAAGCCGGCGCCGATGCCGACCAAGCGCCCGGACATCGTCCCCGCTGCGCAGAAGGTCGGCGAGAACAGCGTCGACACCGACAAGCCGATCACCGACGAGGCCAAGCCGAAGCCGGTCGACCTGACGTCGGCGCCGCCGCCGGCGCCAACGCCGACCGAAAAGCCGAAGCCCGAGGACGCACCGAAGCCGAAGGAAGCGCCGAAGCCGACGCCGGCGACGGAAGTGGCGCCGGTGCCGCAGCCGAAGGAAGAGGTCAAGCCCGAGCCGGTCAAGCAGACCGAACCGAAGCCGACGCCGGCCAAGGAGCCGGCGCCCACGCCGCCGCAGGACAAGACCGCCGCGATCGAGCCGAAGCCGGAGGTCAAGCCGGACGCCGTCGCCGAGGCCATTGCCCAGGAGCCGCCGACCGAGACGACGCAGCTTCCGGATTCGGCCCCAGCGCCTGAAGCCCGTCCGAAGCCGCAGCCGGCGCAGGCCGAAAGCGCCAAGGCGCCGGACCGCAAGGATGCTGAGAAGCCGGTCAAGGAAGCTTCGTCGAAGCCGAAGTCGGAAGACAAGCAGTTCAACGCCGACGAGATCTCCGCCATGCTGGACAAGCAGAAACCGTCAGGCGGCGGCGCCAAGCGCTCGACCCAGCAGGCTTCGCTCGGTGGCGAAAAGGATCAGGGCCAGAAGCTGTCGAAGTCGGAGCAAGGGGCTTTGGAAAGCCAGCTTGCTGGTTGCTGGTCAATTCCGGCCGGTCTGGAAGGATCGGAGAGCTTTGTGGTGGTTGTCCAGTTCAATCTGGATACATCCGGCAAGCTCGACGGCCGCCCGACGATCGAGCAGTCGAGCGGCAATCGCCAATTCGACGAAAGCGCCGTTCGCGCCATTCAAAAATGCAACGCAGCGGGCCTGCAGGTACCTGCCGGCAAGCAGGA
This window encodes:
- a CDS encoding TonB family protein, producing MRTGLTTSVILHTVAIAFGLFTLSSPPAMPASDVESVAVDIVPMEAIAQTLQGDKKAVMHDKPAPMPTKRPDIVPAAQKVGENSVDTDKPITDEAKPKPVDLTSAPPPAPTPTEKPKPEDAPKPKEAPKPTPATEVAPVPQPKEEVKPEPVKQTEPKPTPAKEPAPTPPQDKTAAIEPKPEVKPDAVAEAIAQEPPTETTQLPDSAPAPEARPKPQPAQAESAKAPDRKDAEKPVKEASSKPKSEDKQFNADEISAMLDKQKPSGGGAKRSTQQASLGGEKDQGQKLSKSEQGALESQLAGCWSIPAGLEGSESFVVVVQFNLDTSGKLDGRPTIEQSSGNRQFDESAVRAIQKCNAAGLQVPAGKQDIWNDIQVTFDPREMLGL